A DNA window from Agarivorans sp. TSD2052 contains the following coding sequences:
- the fadB gene encoding fatty acid oxidation complex subunit alpha FadB: MIYQGENLSVRYIADGIAELTFDAKQGSVNKLDKSTLVSLDEAITALQQQANLTGLLVSSAKDAFIVGADITEFLGLFALPEEQLAAWLTKANDIFNALEDLAVPTISAVNGYALGGGCEFILSTDLRVAEPNARIGLPETQLGIMPGFGGTVRLPRVIGADNAMEWITTGKNYKAGEAQKFAMLDAVVPAEQLHAAALTMLQDAIAGKIDWQSRRQAKLSPLALNKIEATMSFNCAKGMVMAKAGPHYPAPITAVKTMEKAAHLGRSEALALEGKYFIGLAKSEVAQALVGIFLNDQQLKGLAKKASKNAQNIAQAAVLGAGIMGGGIAYQSASRGVPAVMKDINQAALDLGMNEASKLLNKQLERGRIDGLKMAKILSAITPSLNYQAIANSSIVVEAVVENPKIKAAVLQEVEQHVDDNTIIASNTSTIPISLLAKNLARPEKFCGMHFFNPVHRMPLVEVIRGEHTSQDTIDSVVAYAAKMGKTPVVVNDCPGFFVNRVLFPYFFGFTRLLQDGADFVNVDKIMEKQFGWPMGPAYLLDVVGIDTGHHAGAVMAEGFPERMAKNGEDAIDVMYQAERFGQKNGLGFYAYTKDRRGKPKKDADPASYQLLANIAGEKCDYSSEQIIARMMIPMINEVVRCLEEGIIQSPAEADMALVYGLGFPPFRGGVFRYLDTMGLDKYVALADQYAELGPLYQVTDGLRAKAAAGETFYGKQG; encoded by the coding sequence ATGATATATCAAGGCGAGAACCTCAGTGTTCGTTATATTGCCGACGGTATCGCTGAACTAACATTCGATGCCAAGCAAGGAAGTGTTAATAAATTAGACAAAAGCACTTTAGTCTCGTTGGATGAGGCCATTACCGCATTGCAACAGCAAGCAAATTTAACCGGCTTGCTGGTAAGTTCAGCGAAAGACGCCTTCATTGTTGGAGCCGATATCACCGAGTTTCTCGGCTTATTCGCCCTACCAGAAGAACAACTGGCGGCATGGTTGACTAAAGCCAATGATATTTTTAATGCTTTAGAGGACTTAGCTGTTCCGACAATTTCAGCGGTTAACGGTTATGCACTTGGCGGCGGTTGTGAATTCATTCTGTCTACCGACTTACGGGTCGCCGAACCCAATGCTCGCATTGGCCTACCAGAAACTCAATTAGGCATCATGCCTGGCTTTGGCGGCACAGTTCGCTTACCACGAGTGATTGGTGCCGATAACGCTATGGAGTGGATTACCACAGGCAAAAACTATAAAGCTGGCGAGGCTCAAAAGTTTGCCATGCTTGACGCCGTTGTGCCTGCCGAACAGCTACATGCTGCCGCATTAACGATGTTGCAAGACGCCATAGCGGGCAAAATTGACTGGCAGAGCCGTCGCCAAGCTAAGCTGTCACCATTAGCTTTAAACAAGATCGAAGCAACCATGAGTTTTAACTGTGCAAAAGGCATGGTTATGGCGAAAGCAGGGCCACACTACCCGGCACCGATTACCGCGGTAAAAACCATGGAGAAGGCGGCCCACTTAGGCCGTAGCGAAGCATTAGCCCTAGAAGGTAAATACTTCATTGGTTTAGCCAAATCAGAGGTCGCTCAAGCCTTGGTCGGTATATTCTTAAACGACCAACAACTAAAAGGCTTAGCGAAAAAAGCCTCGAAGAACGCTCAGAACATAGCTCAAGCGGCAGTGTTAGGCGCTGGTATTATGGGTGGCGGTATCGCCTATCAAAGTGCCAGTCGTGGTGTACCTGCGGTGATGAAAGACATTAATCAAGCAGCGCTAGACTTAGGCATGAACGAAGCTAGCAAGCTATTAAACAAGCAGCTTGAGCGCGGCCGTATCGATGGTTTGAAAATGGCTAAAATCCTGTCGGCCATTACCCCTAGCCTAAACTATCAAGCCATTGCTAACAGCAGTATTGTGGTAGAAGCGGTGGTTGAAAATCCCAAAATCAAAGCCGCTGTACTGCAAGAAGTTGAGCAGCATGTTGATGACAACACCATTATTGCTTCAAATACCTCGACTATTCCTATTTCTTTACTGGCGAAGAATCTTGCCCGCCCAGAAAAATTCTGTGGCATGCACTTTTTCAATCCTGTACACCGCATGCCTTTAGTTGAAGTGATTCGTGGTGAGCATACCTCTCAAGACACTATCGATAGCGTGGTCGCCTACGCCGCCAAAATGGGCAAAACCCCGGTAGTCGTCAATGACTGCCCCGGTTTCTTTGTTAACCGCGTATTGTTCCCTTACTTCTTTGGCTTTACTCGCTTACTGCAAGACGGTGCCGACTTCGTCAACGTTGACAAGATCATGGAGAAACAATTTGGTTGGCCAATGGGTCCAGCTTACTTACTTGATGTAGTGGGTATTGATACCGGCCACCACGCCGGTGCAGTCATGGCTGAAGGTTTTCCAGAAAGAATGGCCAAAAACGGTGAAGATGCTATCGATGTTATGTACCAAGCAGAACGCTTTGGCCAGAAAAATGGTCTAGGTTTCTACGCCTACACCAAAGACCGCCGCGGTAAACCGAAAAAAGATGCCGACCCTGCTAGCTATCAACTGTTAGCTAACATCGCTGGCGAAAAATGTGATTACAGCAGCGAACAAATCATTGCCCGTATGATGATTCCAATGATTAATGAAGTGGTCCGTTGTTTAGAAGAAGGTATTATTCAAAGCCCTGCCGAAGCTGATATGGCGCTGGTTTATGGTTTGGGTTTCCCTCCTTTCCGCGGCGGTGTATTCCGCTACCTAGATACCATGGGTCTTGATAAGTATGTCGCGCTAGCCGATCAATATGCTGAACTCGGTCCACTCTACCAAGTGACCGACGGCCTGCGAGCTAAAGCAGCGGCTGGTGAAACTTTTTATGGTAAGCAAGGCTAA